One Paraburkholderia sp. IMGN_8 DNA window includes the following coding sequences:
- the purL gene encoding phosphoribosylformylglycinamidine synthase, with protein sequence MAHFSCFPGASALSDFRQTRLLETLTRIDANITGVRGQYLHFVNAQTPLSAEDNAKIEALMHYGDPLEETKERGTAETFLVVPRFGTVSPWASKATDIAHLCGLTQVRRIERGVEYTVTLKSGLLSGKKALSDEARAAVAAALHDRMTESVAPSRDHAMHLFDELPAKPLQTVDVLSHGRSALEAANTELGLALADDEIDYLVDAFTKLARNPTDVELMMFAQANSEHCRHKIFNAQWTIDGEPQDISLFNMIRNTEKLNPQGTIVAYSDNSAIMAGGIAERWFPRTPAELGENELPEHYRRNVELTHTLMKVETHNHPTAISPFPGASTGAGGEIRDEGATGRGARPKAGLAGFTVSNLELPDGVEAWENARDAAQPLAHRNPNDRHEAYGRPDRIASPLQIMIDGPLGGAAFNNEFGRPNLGGYFRTYEQNVAGLVRGYHKPIMIAGGIGNISDQHTHKHDLPEGSLLIQIGGPGMRIGMGGGAASSMATGTNTAELDFDSVQRGNPEIERRAQEVINACWQLGEKNPILSIHDVGAGGLSNAFPEVVDGASKGAIFELRKIQLEESGLSPREIWSNEAQERYVLAIAPADLPAFEAMCQRERCPFAVIGTATAERQLKLIDTELKDDAAHQPVDMPMEVLLGKAPRMHRDVKRVETKLEPVDVTSTALSEVAVSVLRHPTVASKSFLITIGDRSVGGTTARDQMVGPWQVPVADVAITTMDYAGFRGEAMTMAERTPLAVINAPASGRMAVGEAVTNIAAAPIASLDKLKLSANWMAACGAPGEDAALFDTVKAIGMELCPALGISIPVGKDSLSMRTKWEDRGVAKEVVAPVSLIISAFAPVEDVRKHLTPQLRRVSEAGDSVLIAIDLGRGKHRLGGSILAQVTQQVGDTVPDVDDAEDLKRFFTAIQALNSDGKLLAYHDRSDGGLWATVCEMAFAGHVGVSLNVDMLVLDPDHESDYGDAKDWAKQTSGRREDRTIRALFTEELGAVIQVRAQERDAVLAALREHGLSACSHVIGKINERDTIEIYRDAKKIYEAPRTELHRAWSEVSWRISRLRDNPACADAEYDALLDAADPGITPVLSFDPAEDVAAPFVPQGDFLRGVHKGARPRVAILREQGVNSHLETAYAFDRAGFDAHDVHMSDLLSGRATLADFAGAVACGGFSYGDTLGAGEGWAKAIRFNSQLADMFAAFFGREDTFALGICNGCQMMSSLASMIPGAEAWPKFTRNKSEKFEARFSLVEVQASPSIFFAGMEGSRIPVAIAHGEGFADFSQQGDASKVAVAMRYVDHRGQATEQYPFNPNGSPNGITSVTTPDGRFTVLMPHTERVHRAVQMSWHPESWGEGGNDGSPWMRVFQNARRWLG encoded by the coding sequence ATGGCCCACTTCTCGTGTTTCCCCGGCGCTTCGGCCCTTTCCGATTTCCGTCAAACCCGCCTGCTCGAAACGCTCACGCGCATCGACGCCAACATCACCGGCGTGCGCGGACAGTATCTGCATTTCGTCAATGCCCAGACGCCGCTCTCCGCGGAAGACAACGCGAAGATCGAAGCGCTGATGCACTACGGCGATCCGCTCGAAGAAACCAAAGAGCGCGGCACCGCCGAAACCTTCCTCGTGGTGCCGCGCTTCGGCACGGTGTCGCCGTGGGCGAGCAAGGCAACGGATATCGCCCATCTGTGCGGCCTCACGCAGGTACGCCGCATCGAGCGTGGCGTCGAGTACACGGTCACGCTGAAAAGCGGCCTGCTCAGCGGCAAGAAGGCGCTCTCCGACGAAGCCCGCGCGGCCGTCGCCGCGGCGCTGCATGACCGCATGACCGAAAGCGTCGCGCCGTCGCGTGACCACGCGATGCATCTGTTCGACGAACTGCCGGCCAAGCCGCTGCAAACCGTCGACGTTTTGAGCCACGGCCGTAGCGCGCTGGAAGCGGCGAACACGGAACTGGGCCTCGCGCTTGCCGACGACGAAATCGACTATCTGGTCGACGCATTCACGAAACTCGCCCGCAACCCGACCGACGTCGAACTGATGATGTTCGCGCAGGCCAACAGCGAGCACTGCCGCCACAAGATTTTCAACGCGCAATGGACCATCGACGGCGAGCCGCAGGACATCTCGCTGTTCAACATGATCCGCAACACCGAGAAGCTGAACCCCCAAGGCACGATCGTCGCGTATTCGGACAACTCCGCGATCATGGCGGGCGGCATCGCCGAGCGCTGGTTCCCGCGCACGCCGGCTGAACTCGGCGAAAACGAGTTGCCCGAGCACTATCGCCGTAACGTCGAACTGACGCACACCTTGATGAAGGTGGAAACGCACAATCACCCGACCGCGATCTCGCCGTTCCCGGGCGCCTCGACCGGCGCAGGCGGCGAAATCCGCGACGAAGGCGCGACCGGCCGCGGCGCGCGTCCGAAGGCGGGTCTGGCGGGCTTCACGGTGTCGAACCTCGAATTGCCGGACGGCGTCGAAGCGTGGGAAAACGCCCGCGACGCCGCGCAGCCGCTCGCGCACCGCAACCCGAACGACAGGCACGAAGCGTACGGCCGGCCCGATCGCATCGCTTCGCCGCTGCAGATCATGATCGATGGCCCGCTGGGCGGCGCCGCGTTCAACAATGAATTCGGCCGACCGAATCTGGGCGGCTATTTCCGTACTTACGAGCAGAACGTCGCCGGTCTGGTGCGCGGCTATCACAAGCCGATCATGATCGCCGGCGGCATCGGCAATATTTCGGACCAACACACGCACAAGCACGATCTGCCGGAAGGGTCGCTGCTGATCCAGATCGGCGGCCCGGGCATGCGCATCGGCATGGGCGGCGGCGCGGCCAGCTCGATGGCGACCGGCACCAACACCGCCGAACTCGACTTCGACTCAGTCCAGCGCGGCAACCCGGAAATCGAGCGGCGCGCACAGGAAGTCATCAACGCGTGCTGGCAACTCGGCGAGAAGAATCCGATCCTGAGCATCCACGACGTCGGCGCGGGCGGTCTGTCGAACGCGTTCCCGGAAGTGGTGGACGGCGCGAGCAAGGGCGCGATTTTCGAACTGCGCAAGATCCAGCTGGAAGAAAGCGGTCTGTCGCCGCGTGAAATCTGGTCGAACGAAGCGCAGGAGCGCTATGTGCTGGCGATTGCGCCTGCCGATCTGCCGGCCTTCGAAGCGATGTGCCAGCGCGAGCGCTGCCCGTTCGCGGTGATCGGTACGGCCACCGCCGAGCGTCAGTTGAAGCTGATCGACACCGAACTGAAAGACGACGCCGCGCACCAGCCGGTCGATATGCCGATGGAAGTGCTGCTCGGCAAGGCGCCGCGCATGCATCGCGACGTCAAGCGCGTCGAAACGAAGCTCGAGCCGGTGGATGTCACCAGCACCGCGTTGTCGGAAGTGGCGGTCAGCGTGCTGCGTCACCCGACGGTCGCAAGCAAGTCGTTCCTGATCACGATCGGCGACCGCTCGGTGGGCGGCACGACCGCGCGTGACCAGATGGTCGGCCCGTGGCAAGTGCCGGTCGCCGACGTCGCGATCACGACGATGGACTACGCGGGCTTCCGCGGCGAAGCGATGACGATGGCCGAGCGCACGCCGCTCGCCGTGATCAACGCGCCGGCTTCGGGCCGCATGGCGGTCGGCGAGGCGGTCACCAACATCGCGGCGGCGCCGATCGCGTCGCTCGATAAGCTCAAGCTGTCGGCGAACTGGATGGCCGCCTGCGGCGCACCGGGCGAAGACGCCGCGCTGTTCGACACGGTCAAGGCGATCGGCATGGAGTTGTGCCCGGCGCTCGGCATCAGCATTCCGGTCGGCAAGGATTCGCTGTCGATGCGCACCAAATGGGAAGACCGTGGTGTCGCGAAGGAAGTGGTCGCACCGGTCTCACTGATCATCTCGGCGTTCGCGCCGGTTGAAGACGTGCGCAAGCACCTCACACCGCAACTGCGCCGCGTAAGCGAGGCGGGCGACTCCGTGCTGATCGCGATCGACCTCGGCCGCGGCAAGCATCGTCTCGGCGGCAGCATCCTCGCGCAGGTCACGCAGCAGGTCGGCGACACGGTGCCGGACGTCGACGATGCGGAAGATCTGAAACGCTTCTTCACCGCGATCCAGGCGCTCAACAGCGACGGCAAGCTGCTCGCTTACCACGACCGCTCTGACGGCGGCCTGTGGGCGACGGTCTGTGAAATGGCGTTTGCGGGTCACGTCGGCGTGTCGCTGAATGTCGACATGCTGGTGCTCGATCCGGATCACGAATCCGACTACGGCGACGCGAAAGACTGGGCCAAGCAGACCAGCGGCCGCCGCGAAGACCGCACGATCCGCGCGCTTTTCACTGAGGAGCTCGGCGCTGTGATCCAGGTGCGCGCGCAGGAGCGCGACGCGGTGCTGGCTGCATTGCGTGAGCATGGTCTGTCGGCATGTTCGCACGTGATCGGCAAGATCAACGAGCGCGACACGATCGAAATCTATCGCGACGCGAAGAAGATCTACGAAGCGCCGCGCACCGAATTGCATCGCGCGTGGAGCGAAGTGAGCTGGCGCATTTCGCGTCTGCGCGACAACCCGGCATGCGCCGACGCCGAATACGACGCGCTGCTCGACGCCGCCGATCCGGGCATCACGCCGGTTCTCAGCTTCGATCCGGCTGAAGACGTCGCCGCACCGTTCGTCCCCCAAGGGGACTTCCTTCGGGGCGTTCACAAGGGCGCGCGTCCGCGTGTCGCGATTCTGCGCGAGCAGGGCGTGAACTCGCACCTCGAAACGGCCTATGCATTCGACCGCGCCGGTTTCGACGCGCACGACGTGCATATGAGCGACCTGTTGTCGGGCCGCGCCACGCTGGCGGATTTCGCCGGTGCGGTGGCGTGCGGCGGTTTCTCGTACGGCGACACGCTGGGTGCCGGCGAAGGCTGGGCGAAGGCGATCCGCTTCAACTCGCAACTGGCCGACATGTTCGCCGCCTTCTTCGGCCGCGAAGACACGTTCGCGCTGGGCATCTGCAACGGCTGCCAGATGATGAGCAGCCTCGCGTCGATGATTCCGGGCGCTGAAGCCTGGCCGAAGTTCACGCGCAACAAGTCAGAGAAATTCGAAGCGCGCTTCTCGCTGGTCGAAGTGCAAGCGTCGCCGTCGATCTTCTTCGCCGGCATGGAAGGCTCGCGCATTCCGGTGGCGATCGCGCACGGTGAAGGCTTTGCTGACTTCTCGCAGCAGGGCGATGCGTCGAAGGTCGCGGTGGCGATGCGTTATGTCGATCACCGTGGTCAGGCGACCGAGCAATATCCGTTCAACCCGAACGGCTCGCCGAACGGCATCACGTCGGTGACCACGCCGGATGGCCGCTTCACCGTGCTGATGCCGCACACCGAGCGCGTGCATCGCGCGGTGCAGATGAGCTGGCATCCGGAGAGCTGGGGCGAAGGCGGCAACGACGGCAGTCCGTGGATGCGCGTGTTCCAGAACGCACGCCGCTGGCTGGGTTGA
- a CDS encoding NAD(P)H-hydrate dehydratase has protein sequence MTEPETALPDLINPHNRALPLLTLTDLRILENQASAALPAHTLMARAGKAAASFLSEQITRDTSVDKTKHKVWLIAGPGNNGGDALVMATELHKAGIAVELCMPIEVKPDDARWALNNARAAGIAITSTPPASLENYTWLVDGMFGIGLTRPLEGIFATTARQLSQRTKAKTKAKGGVLALDTPSGLDSDTGTVIAEGNAVHATHTITFIGAKPGLFTAQGRDLAGAVTVAPIGVDSTTRAAVQLNAPELFAAFLPPRDFATHKGTFGSLAVVGGDTGMCGAPILAARAALYSGAGKVHVALLGVGAPPYDPPHPELMLHAIDDLPLDTMDALAVGCGMGHRERATQVLHDVLPLDMPKLLDADALNLIAKDPSLAAELTARGVQGDPCVLTPHPLEAARLLGTDASTVQRDRLAAARALAARFASVVVLKGTGTVIAAPDGRLAINPTGNAALATGGTGDVLGGIIGALLAQHLPRYEAALAGVYLHGLAADSLSAQGHGPAGLTAGELAPMVRTLMNRMFYPTLVR, from the coding sequence ATGACAGAACCCGAAACCGCGCTCCCGGATCTGATCAACCCGCACAACCGTGCACTGCCCCTCCTCACCCTGACGGACCTTCGGATACTGGAAAACCAGGCATCGGCAGCGTTGCCGGCACATACGCTAATGGCCCGCGCAGGCAAAGCCGCCGCCAGCTTCCTGAGCGAGCAAATAACCCGCGACACGTCAGTCGACAAAACGAAGCACAAAGTGTGGCTAATAGCAGGCCCGGGCAACAACGGCGGCGACGCCCTGGTCATGGCGACAGAACTCCACAAAGCAGGCATCGCGGTAGAACTCTGCATGCCGATCGAAGTAAAACCGGACGATGCCCGCTGGGCCCTAAACAACGCCCGTGCCGCAGGCATTGCAATCACCTCGACACCTCCAGCCTCGCTGGAAAACTACACCTGGCTGGTGGACGGCATGTTCGGCATAGGTCTGACGCGCCCGTTGGAGGGCATCTTCGCGACAACCGCCCGCCAACTCTCGCAACGCACCAAAGCAAAAACAAAAGCAAAAGGCGGCGTACTGGCACTAGACACCCCAAGTGGCCTGGACAGCGACACCGGCACGGTCATTGCCGAGGGCAATGCGGTCCACGCCACCCACACCATCACCTTCATCGGCGCCAAACCGGGTCTCTTCACCGCACAAGGCCGCGACCTCGCCGGCGCGGTAACGGTGGCGCCGATCGGCGTCGACAGCACCACCCGCGCGGCCGTGCAACTCAACGCGCCTGAACTATTCGCCGCCTTCCTGCCGCCACGCGACTTCGCGACCCACAAGGGCACTTTCGGCAGCCTCGCGGTGGTCGGCGGCGACACCGGCATGTGCGGCGCGCCGATCCTCGCGGCGCGCGCGGCGCTCTACTCCGGCGCGGGCAAAGTGCACGTCGCCCTGCTGGGCGTCGGCGCACCACCCTACGACCCGCCGCATCCCGAACTAATGCTGCACGCGATCGACGATCTGCCGCTCGACACGATGGACGCGCTCGCCGTCGGCTGCGGCATGGGCCATCGCGAGCGTGCGACGCAGGTCCTGCACGACGTCCTGCCACTCGACATGCCCAAGCTGCTCGACGCCGACGCGCTGAATCTGATTGCGAAAGACCCGTCGCTCGCGGCAGAGCTCACCGCGCGCGGCGTGCAAGGCGATCCGTGCGTGCTGACGCCGCATCCGCTCGAAGCCGCGCGCCTGCTCGGCACCGACGCGTCCACCGTGCAGCGCGACCGGCTGGCCGCGGCGCGTGCGCTGGCGGCGCGCTTTGCCAGCGTCGTCGTGCTGAAAGGCACCGGCACGGTAATCGCGGCGCCGGACGGCCGCCTCGCGATCAATCCGACCGGCAATGCCGCGCTCGCGACAGGCGGCACCGGCGACGTGCTCGGCGGCATCATCGGCGCCCTGCTCGCACAGCACTTGCCGCGTTACGAAGCGGCGTTGGCAGGCGTCTACCTGCACGGTCTCGCCGCCGACTCCCTGAGCGCGCAAGGCCACGGCCCGGCCGGCTTGACGGCGGGCGAACTGGCACCGATGGTGCGGACCTTGATGAACCGGATGTTCTATCCGACACTGGTTCGATGA
- a CDS encoding FAD-dependent oxidoreductase → MDVIVIGGGIVGVATAYQLRAAGHRVCVVERHATVAQGATYGHGGTVLPTPLDVWFGPTFMANRQGAKNGVISKTGFNGAARQFVKQLAILQAPEAFSRQYGRLRPLIELSRDAMADMEARFGLEYEQASGVLYLVRSAQEWQQTQTALDLLRQYEVPHHVLTPAECATFEHSVPTDPEFAGGVLFDQERTANCPLFAKLIKQTLDTQGGVQFMPGCEVSAIRLDGQRPAVELAARPGETSRSREVDVISADAIVVAAGYGSLPLLERLGLRLPLHPLRLHTLVAPIAHEECAPHVAIVDAVKRIAITRMNHRLRIAGGAVLQSAGQIDKPLGEALTKEALALLGQATHDWIPGAARISAALPWEGVKLLSQDGLPVIGNTVHPRLFVNVGHGPAGWGLACGAGKLVTDMVTGTAPDLPVETLAALRPDRF, encoded by the coding sequence ATGGATGTCATCGTCATTGGCGGCGGGATAGTTGGCGTCGCCACCGCTTATCAACTGCGCGCGGCCGGCCACAGGGTTTGCGTCGTCGAGCGCCACGCGACCGTCGCGCAGGGCGCGACCTATGGACACGGCGGCACCGTCCTCCCGACCCCGCTCGACGTCTGGTTCGGCCCGACTTTCATGGCGAACCGTCAGGGCGCGAAGAATGGCGTCATCAGCAAGACCGGCTTCAACGGGGCAGCGCGTCAGTTCGTCAAGCAGCTTGCCATTTTGCAGGCGCCGGAGGCGTTCAGCCGGCAATACGGGCGGCTGCGCCCGCTGATCGAATTGTCGCGTGACGCGATGGCCGACATGGAAGCGCGCTTCGGCCTGGAATACGAACAGGCGAGCGGCGTCCTTTATCTGGTGCGTTCCGCGCAGGAATGGCAGCAGACCCAGACTGCGCTCGACCTGCTGCGTCAATACGAAGTGCCGCATCACGTGCTGACGCCTGCCGAATGCGCCACGTTCGAGCATTCCGTGCCGACCGATCCGGAATTCGCTGGCGGCGTGCTGTTCGACCAGGAGCGCACGGCGAACTGCCCGCTATTTGCGAAGCTGATCAAACAGACCCTCGATACGCAGGGCGGCGTGCAATTCATGCCTGGTTGCGAAGTGTCGGCGATCCGCCTCGACGGCCAGCGCCCCGCGGTGGAACTGGCGGCGCGTCCGGGCGAGACGTCCCGTTCACGCGAAGTCGACGTGATCAGCGCTGACGCGATTGTTGTGGCCGCGGGTTACGGCAGCTTGCCGCTGCTCGAACGCCTTGGGCTGCGACTGCCGCTGCATCCGCTGCGCCTGCACACGCTGGTTGCACCGATTGCGCATGAGGAATGCGCGCCGCACGTCGCGATTGTCGACGCGGTGAAGCGGATTGCGATTACGCGGATGAACCACCGGTTGCGGATTGCGGGTGGCGCGGTATTGCAGAGTGCCGGCCAGATCGACAAACCGCTCGGCGAGGCGTTGACCAAGGAAGCGCTTGCGCTATTGGGTCAGGCGACGCACGACTGGATCCCGGGGGCCGCGCGGATTTCCGCGGCGTTGCCATGGGAGGGGGTGAAACTGCTGTCGCAGGATGGTTTGCCGGTGATTGGCAATACTGTGCATCCTCGGCTGTTTGTGAATGTTGGGCATGGTCCGGCGGGATGGGGGCTGGCATGCGGTGCTGGAAAGCTTGTGACCGATATGGTTACTGGCACGGCGCCGGATCTGCCGGTGGAGACGTTGGCGGCGCTTCGGCCGGATCGGTTTTGA